TCAGCGACGACGAGTGGATCGAGTTCCGGACGCTCGCGATGCGCAAGCGCCGGAGCATCGCGGACTACCTCGGCGATCTCGTCCGCCGCGAACTCGACGGGTCGACGGAACCGACGGACGAGCCATGCGACGAGAAGTCCGAGTCAGCTCGCCGACACTCCCCGCCTCGCGTCCGGCTCGCCGACCAGGAGCTGCTCACCGGTCTCCCGCGGCCGCGACCGGAGTCGCCAGCATGGGATGAGTGACCGGCCTCCCGAGGCCCTCGGAAGTACCCTGTTCGGACTCGGCATATGCGACGACTTGCGATGAGCGACGACCAGCGCGACCTGATCGTCCGTGACCCGAACATCTGTCACGGGCAGGCGACCGTGCGCGGGACCCGGATCATGGTCAGCGTCGTCCTCGACGCTCTCGCCGACGGGATGACCGAGGAAGAGATCATCGCCGAGTACCCGACGCTCACCGTCGAGGGCATCCGCGCGGCCGCCGCCTACGGTGCCGAGCTCGCCCGTGATGAATACCCGGCAGTGGCGGCTCGGCCTTATGACCGGTTGGTGGCTAAGGCAGTCATAGAACCGGTAACCGCTCCGAACCGGACGCGTCCCAAGCGGACTCCTGCCGAAGGGTCCGTGAGCGAACTCGTCGCGGAGCAGCGCCGGTAGCTACGCCGATGCGATGATGTCAGGCCGGAGGTCGGTCAACAGCGTCGACGCAGCTTTGATTTAGATCTCGTCCCACTCACCCGGAGTAGCGGTGGTTTGGCTTGTGGTCGAGCACCTCATGGATGAACTCGCCGCGAGATTGCCCAGGAGCGGTAAATGCTTCCCAGACGTCGGGAGGGCATGCTTCGTAGCACCACTCTGTGCCGTCCGGGAAGCGTACGAAGATGGCTTCGGCATCAACGTCGTAGGCTTCGGCCACGATTCGGCTCGAGTCGGCAGGTCGCCATTCAGGTGTCATCGTCTTCCTCGTCTCCCTCCGCGTATGTTCCGCGCCAAGCCGCGATTGCTGGGACCAAGTCGGGCAATTCGGGGTCTTGTCGCCATGACTCAAGTGACGGGTCATCAGCGAGCGGAAGCGGTGACGGGCGTTCGATCAGCGTCCGAGCTGGGAGGACAAGCGCTTCTCCGCTGACGACTGCCTCGCCCGTCCGAAGCGACGGCAGGACTGCCGCGAGCTCTGTCACGCTGTCAGGTAGAGCATGTCGGATCTTCCCTTGGTCGGCGCTGTTAGTGAGCCGAAGTGCGAC
This is a stretch of genomic DNA from Actinomycetota bacterium. It encodes these proteins:
- a CDS encoding KTSC domain-containing protein, encoding MTPEWRPADSSRIVAEAYDVDAEAIFVRFPDGTEWCYEACPPDVWEAFTAPGQSRGEFIHEVLDHKPNHRYSG
- a CDS encoding DUF433 domain-containing protein — translated: MSDDQRDLIVRDPNICHGQATVRGTRIMVSVVLDALADGMTEEEIIAEYPTLTVEGIRAAAAYGAELARDEYPAVAARPYDRLVAKAVIEPVTAPNRTRPKRTPAEGSVSELVAEQRR
- a CDS encoding ATP-binding protein, which translates into the protein AGSRSGTTTPNRSCGPRPAKRSWGRSAATAATYSKQPAPNNNVALQSDRTLGESAAATAHEAANRIAREGRKYGVGLLLVTQRPSELPDTALAQSGTLVALRLTNSADQGKIRHALPDSVTELAAVLPSLRTGEAVVSGEALVLPARTLIERPSPLPLADDPSLESWRQDPELPDLVPAIAAWRGTYAEGDEEDDDT